One region of Triticum aestivum cultivar Chinese Spring chromosome 6B, IWGSC CS RefSeq v2.1, whole genome shotgun sequence genomic DNA includes:
- the LOC123136043 gene encoding protein LPA3, giving the protein MAMATNYSISNAPFTFKPFAPHKQVPNWRFPTISSGDGGGSIFTISRRNLRTWFHVCAVTGDRSTRDVFSANFPSDYTELIVQAKEATESAFKDGKQLLEIEFPTAGLQSVPGDGEGGIEMTGSMLLIREFCNRFVPAEKVTRTRIFFPEAKEVTFARQSTFEGCSLKLDYLTKPSLFEDFGFTTKVKMADRVRPEDEIFLVAYPYFNVNEMLVVEELYKEAVLNTERKMIIFNGELDRIRSGYYPPFFYPKLGELSKTFLPKLETIYYIHNFKGSKGGALFRCYPGPWKVLRKVGGSFVCLHEQEEMPSLKEVALNILPSA; this is encoded by the exons ATGGCCATGGCAACCAATTATTCAATCTCCAACGCACCATTTACCTTTAAACCATTTGCCCCGCATAAACAA GTTCCAAATTGGAGATTTCCTACAATTAGCAGTGGTGATGGTGGTGGGAGCATTTTCACTATATCAAGGAGGAATTTAAGAACTTGGTTCCATGTCTGCGCTGTCACTGGGGACCGGAGCACCCGCGACGTCTTCAGTGCAAATTTCCCAAGCGATTACACAGAACTCATAGTGCAG GCTAAAGAAGCTACAGAATCAGCTTTTAAGGATGGAAAACAGCTATTG GAAATAGAGTTTCCTACAGCAGGACTACAATCTGTACCAG GCGATGGCGAAGGTGGAATCGAGATGACAGGAAGCATGCTTCTCATTAGAGAATTTTGCAATCGCTTCGTACCTGCAGAGAAAGTTACCAGGACCAGAATT TTCTTCCCTGAGGCAAAAGAGGTTACTTTTGCGAGACAGTCAACTTTTGAAGGGTGTTCATTGAAATTAGATTACCTAACAAAACCATCCTTATTCGAAGATTTTGGTTTTACGACGAAGGTCAAAATGGCAGACCGTGTGCGGCCTGAAGACGAGATATTCCTTGTGGCCTATCCCTATTTCAATGTCAATG AAATGCTTGTGGTGGAAGAGCTTTACAAGGAAGCAGTTCTTAATACAGAACGGAAAATGATTATCTTCAATGGAGAACTAGATCGGATAAGAAGTGGAT ATTACCCGCCCTTTTTCTATCCAAAGTTGGGTGAACTTTCCAAGACCTTTCTTCCGAAACTGGAGACCATTTACTATATTCACAATTTTAAAGGATCCAAAGGGGGAGCACTTTTCAG GTGTTACCCTGGCCCTTGGAAGGTGCTGAGAAAAGTAGGTGGCAGCTTTGTCTGTTTACATGAACAAGAGGAGATGCCATCACTGAAAGAAGTGGCCCTCAACATACTTCCTTCTGCCTGA